One Mycolicibacterium pulveris genomic region harbors:
- a CDS encoding ABC transporter permease: protein MSRTTLGRKLIRALLWLLFGTFFLFPLYAMADFSTRDLVAGGRTLRAWANLITDDALYSAIVISLLLAVFTVTAMLVLLVPTMIWVRLRAPWAKGMVEFLCLLPLTIPALVIVVGLRNVYLWVTYLLGESALTLTFVYVVLVLPFAYRALDAALSAIDLQTLTEAARSLGAGWTATILRVVVPNIWSGILSAAFISIAVVLGEYTIASLSGFETLQVQIVAIGKNDGPTSVAASLAVLLLGFVLLLALSLLTRGRRRVEGVLP from the coding sequence ATGAGCCGGACGACGCTGGGCCGCAAGCTCATTCGGGCGCTGCTGTGGCTGCTGTTCGGGACGTTCTTCCTGTTCCCGCTCTACGCGATGGCCGACTTCTCCACCCGCGATCTCGTCGCGGGCGGGCGAACCTTGCGCGCATGGGCCAACCTGATCACCGACGACGCGCTGTACTCGGCGATCGTGATATCCCTGCTGCTGGCGGTGTTCACCGTCACGGCGATGCTGGTGCTGCTGGTGCCGACGATGATCTGGGTGCGGCTACGCGCACCGTGGGCCAAGGGCATGGTGGAATTCCTGTGCCTGTTGCCGTTGACCATCCCGGCGCTGGTGATCGTCGTGGGCCTGCGCAACGTGTATCTGTGGGTGACCTATCTTCTCGGCGAATCCGCCCTGACGCTGACGTTCGTCTACGTCGTGCTGGTGTTGCCGTTCGCCTACCGCGCGCTGGACGCGGCGCTGTCGGCGATCGACCTGCAGACGCTCACCGAGGCCGCCCGGTCGCTGGGTGCCGGGTGGACCGCCACGATCCTTCGCGTCGTGGTGCCGAACATCTGGTCGGGGATCCTGTCCGCGGCGTTCATCTCGATCGCGGTGGTGCTGGGCGAGTACACCATCGCGTCGCTGTCCGGCTTTGAGACGTTGCAGGTGCAGATCGTGGCGATCGGCAAGAACGACGGCCCGACCTCGGTGGCCGCGTCACTGGCCGTGCTCTTGTTGGGTTTCGTTCTGCTGCTCGCGCTTTCGCTGCTGACCCGCGGGCGGCGGCGCGTCGAGGGTGTGCTGCCGTGA
- a CDS encoding anti-sigma regulatory factor — protein sequence MAADFVVAIGDPDDIVAARQAGHELARKLGFSLTDVTMIATAISEIARNIISYTGRGEIRIGVQIRDGRQALVVHAEDNGPGIPDVERAMEDGYSTGRGLGLGLPGARRLMDRVHVESKPGKGTLIEMWKWVPDAPHRGSP from the coding sequence GTGGCGGCTGACTTCGTCGTTGCCATCGGCGACCCCGACGACATCGTCGCTGCCCGCCAGGCGGGGCACGAGCTGGCCAGGAAACTCGGGTTCTCGCTGACCGACGTCACGATGATCGCCACCGCGATATCCGAGATCGCCCGCAACATAATCAGTTACACGGGCCGCGGTGAGATCCGTATCGGCGTGCAGATCCGCGACGGCAGGCAGGCGCTGGTGGTGCATGCCGAGGACAACGGACCCGGGATCCCCGATGTGGAACGCGCGATGGAGGACGGCTACTCCACCGGGCGCGGGCTGGGGCTGGGGCTGCCGGGCGCACGCAGGCTGATGGACCGCGTACACGTTGAATCCAAGCCCGGCAAGGGAACCTTGATCGAGATGTGGAAGTGGGTTCCCGACGCACCTCACCGAGGCTCGCCATGA
- a CDS encoding STAS domain-containing protein encodes MPGNDPITTSVTHQDGVAVVSVSGDVDVATVAALEASINEALAAKPTALIIDLSDVDFLASAGLQTLVATNEAVNKTTAFAVVAHGSATSRPIQLTGLDQVFALYPTRAEALAAVGAGSQN; translated from the coding sequence TTGCCAGGTAATGACCCGATCACCACGTCGGTGACCCACCAGGATGGGGTCGCCGTCGTGTCGGTGAGCGGCGATGTCGACGTAGCCACGGTCGCCGCTCTCGAAGCGTCGATCAACGAGGCGTTGGCCGCCAAGCCCACCGCGCTGATCATCGATCTGTCCGACGTCGACTTCCTCGCATCGGCGGGCCTGCAGACCCTGGTGGCCACCAACGAAGCCGTCAACAAAACCACCGCGTTCGCGGTCGTCGCCCACGGTTCCGCCACCAGCAGACCCATCCAGCTGACGGGCCTGGACCAGGTCTTCGCGCTGTATCCGACGCGGGCCGAAGCGCTCGCCGCGGTGGGCGCCGGATCGCAGAACTAG
- a CDS encoding SpoIIE family protein phosphatase: MTEPDTFYACYAEALDTYLRTGEEAALALGHDLGRQALRDRMSVLEIIENHSRLVSDIGRDTDAATGRALQFLLQTLAAIDMATRGFLDGTRRYAQQRARADDLADRDEFRTALVNSLQEGFFVADHTGTIVEINDAFADITGYNAEDLPYPMPHPWVQDPVTANEHLMEVVRQGAGTAEIAIRHRDGRHRWVALSMNMVAEHASERTAYVGTIRDITAPRAAAERDAAMARLATAVSVAKNVDEVLLITLAQCASALDVARVIAVVWPQTEGDPAVHVAGDPAVSSWEELDSDWRRTFDDARNWVPLTVSPVGAAPSAGTTRGFAAVLSSTRDVVVCLEHRHPRVVSTEDRRLVSALVGHLGLAMQHVRQFESARETSLTLQRSMLAPTALPAGFAVRYEPAVPPLEIGGDFYDVLPVAEHRIGVVVGDCVGRGLSAAAVMGQLRASTRALLLTGAEPSTVLEHLDSVAELIPDAFCTTVFVAVIDTETQSVHYSSAGHVPPVLVAGSSSPELLTDGRSVPLAVQCDEPRPQATRTLTPGSTLMLYTDGLVERRDEAIDHQIDRLAQVLAETTEQPIETVADTLLAKLVPDNGFDDDVAMVLYRCDPAALRIDIEAVATRLSEVRHRLAAWLGSNRVPAQLADDIVLVVNEACSNCVEHAYRGRDPGRMRVEADIRANAVHISVIDGGSWKTPPEDPGTRGRGLLLMRAVSDGVDLAGTPAGTTVEMSFRLPG, encoded by the coding sequence ATGACCGAACCCGACACCTTTTACGCGTGCTACGCCGAAGCGCTCGACACCTACCTGCGCACCGGCGAGGAAGCAGCGCTGGCGCTCGGGCACGACCTCGGCCGCCAGGCGCTGCGCGACCGGATGAGCGTGCTCGAGATCATCGAGAACCACTCGCGACTGGTCAGCGACATCGGCCGTGACACCGACGCGGCCACCGGTCGCGCGCTGCAGTTCCTGCTGCAGACGCTGGCGGCGATCGACATGGCGACCCGCGGATTCCTCGACGGCACAAGACGTTATGCCCAGCAGCGGGCCCGCGCCGACGACCTGGCCGATCGTGACGAGTTCCGCACCGCGCTGGTGAACTCGCTTCAGGAAGGCTTCTTCGTCGCCGACCACACCGGCACCATCGTGGAGATCAACGACGCGTTCGCCGACATCACCGGTTACAACGCCGAAGACCTGCCCTACCCGATGCCCCATCCCTGGGTGCAGGACCCGGTCACGGCGAACGAACACCTGATGGAGGTGGTCCGGCAGGGTGCCGGCACTGCCGAGATCGCGATCCGGCACCGCGACGGCCGACACCGGTGGGTGGCGCTCAGCATGAACATGGTCGCCGAGCACGCATCGGAGCGCACCGCCTACGTCGGCACGATCCGTGACATCACCGCGCCGCGCGCGGCGGCCGAACGGGACGCCGCGATGGCCCGGCTGGCCACCGCGGTCAGCGTCGCCAAGAACGTCGACGAAGTGCTGCTGATCACGTTGGCGCAGTGCGCTTCTGCGCTGGACGTCGCTCGGGTGATCGCCGTCGTCTGGCCCCAGACCGAAGGCGACCCGGCGGTGCACGTGGCCGGCGACCCGGCCGTGTCGAGTTGGGAGGAACTGGATTCCGACTGGCGCCGCACGTTCGACGACGCCCGCAACTGGGTGCCGCTGACCGTCAGCCCCGTCGGCGCCGCGCCCAGCGCCGGAACCACGCGCGGCTTCGCCGCGGTCCTCTCCAGCACACGTGACGTCGTCGTCTGCCTCGAGCACCGACATCCGCGTGTCGTCAGCACCGAGGACCGGCGGCTGGTCAGCGCCCTGGTCGGCCACCTCGGTCTCGCGATGCAGCACGTCCGTCAGTTCGAGAGCGCCAGGGAGACCTCGCTGACGCTGCAGCGTTCTATGCTGGCGCCCACCGCGCTTCCGGCCGGTTTCGCCGTGCGTTACGAACCGGCGGTCCCACCGCTGGAGATCGGCGGCGACTTCTACGACGTGCTGCCCGTCGCCGAGCACCGGATCGGCGTGGTCGTCGGCGACTGCGTCGGCCGTGGCCTGTCGGCCGCGGCGGTGATGGGCCAGCTTCGGGCCTCCACGAGGGCACTGTTGCTGACCGGTGCGGAGCCGTCGACGGTGCTCGAACACCTCGACTCGGTGGCCGAGCTGATCCCGGATGCGTTCTGCACGACGGTGTTCGTCGCGGTCATCGACACCGAAACCCAGTCGGTGCACTACAGCAGCGCGGGGCACGTGCCGCCGGTGCTGGTCGCGGGCTCGTCGTCGCCTGAGCTGCTGACCGACGGTCGGTCGGTGCCGCTGGCGGTGCAGTGCGACGAGCCGCGTCCCCAGGCGACCCGTACGCTGACGCCGGGGTCAACGCTGATGCTCTACACCGACGGGCTGGTCGAACGGCGCGACGAGGCGATCGACCACCAGATCGACCGCCTCGCACAGGTGCTCGCCGAAACCACCGAGCAACCCATCGAAACCGTCGCGGACACGTTGCTGGCTAAGTTGGTGCCCGACAACGGCTTCGACGACGACGTCGCGATGGTGTTGTACCGCTGCGACCCCGCAGCGCTACGCATCGACATCGAAGCGGTGGCGACCCGGCTCAGCGAGGTGCGGCACCGGCTGGCCGCATGGCTGGGCAGCAACCGCGTGCCCGCCCAGCTCGCCGACGACATCGTGCTGGTGGTCAACGAGGCATGCTCGAACTGCGTCGAACACGCCTACCGCGGCCGCGATCCCGGCCGGATGCGGGTGGAAGCCGACATCCGCGCCAACGCGGTCCATATCAGCGTCATCGACGGGGGTTCATGGAAGACCCCGCCCGAAGATCCAGGCACCAGGGGCCGGGGTTTGCTGTTGATGCGCGCGGTCAGCGACGGGGTGGATCTGGCAGGCACACCGGCGGGCACGACGGTCGAGATGTCGTTTCGGCTACCCGGATGA
- a CDS encoding elongation factor G-like protein EF-G2: MADKTTTSGGAGAAPTADSPAAIRNVVLVGPSGGGKTTLVEALLVASGVLNRAGSVVEGTTVCDFDEAEIAQQRSVGLALASLKHDGIKVNLIDTPGYADFVGELRAGLRAADCALFVIAANEHVDEPTKALWQECSQVGMPRAVVITKLDHARADYDTALAGIQQAFGDKVLPLYLPANSPCTGLIGLLTQTHYEYSDGERTDTHEPDASYADAIEEMRGTLIEGIIEESEDETLMERYLGGEQIDQSVLIDDLEKAVARGSFFPVIPACSGTGVGTQELLEIITSAFPPPPEHKLPEVFTPQGKPREGLACDPKGPLLAEVVKTTSDPYVGRVSLVRVFSGTINPDATVHVSGHFTSFFGEPGHNGSAVSHEDHDEDERIGTLSFPLGKQQRPAASVIAGDICAIGRLSRAETGDTLSDKSDPLVLKPWIMPEPLLPIAVQPRAKTDEDKLSVGLQRLAAEDPTLRIEQNRETHQIVLWTMGEAHAGVVLDGLQRRYGVAVDTVELRVPLRETFAGKVKGHGRHVKQSGGHGQYAVCDIEVEPLPEGSGFEFVDKVVGGAVPRQFIPSVEKGIRAQMEKGVGAGYPVVDIRVTLFDGKAHSVDSSDFAFQTAGALALREAAAATKVNLLEPVDEVSVLVPDDLVGTVMGDLAGRRGRVLGTEKVDDDRTLVRAEIPEVELTRYAIDLRSMAHGAGSFTRSFARYEPMPEHAAAKVLASA; the protein is encoded by the coding sequence ATGGCTGACAAGACGACAACTTCCGGTGGTGCCGGAGCCGCCCCCACCGCGGACAGTCCGGCCGCCATCCGAAACGTGGTGCTGGTGGGCCCATCGGGTGGCGGCAAGACCACACTCGTCGAAGCCCTGCTCGTCGCTTCCGGAGTACTCAACCGGGCCGGCTCGGTCGTGGAAGGCACCACGGTGTGCGACTTCGACGAGGCCGAGATCGCCCAGCAGCGCTCGGTCGGGCTGGCGCTGGCGTCGCTGAAGCACGACGGCATCAAGGTCAACCTCATCGACACCCCCGGCTACGCCGACTTCGTCGGTGAACTGCGCGCCGGCCTGCGCGCCGCGGACTGTGCGCTGTTCGTGATCGCGGCCAACGAACACGTCGACGAGCCGACCAAAGCGCTGTGGCAGGAGTGCAGCCAGGTCGGCATGCCGCGCGCGGTGGTGATCACCAAGCTCGATCACGCCCGCGCCGACTACGACACCGCGCTGGCCGGCATCCAGCAGGCGTTCGGGGACAAGGTGCTGCCGCTGTATCTGCCCGCGAATTCGCCGTGCACGGGCCTGATCGGGTTGCTGACGCAGACGCACTACGAGTATTCCGACGGCGAGCGCACCGATACCCACGAGCCCGACGCCTCTTACGCCGACGCGATCGAGGAGATGCGGGGCACCCTGATCGAGGGGATCATCGAGGAGTCCGAGGACGAGACGCTCATGGAGCGCTATCTCGGCGGCGAGCAGATTGACCAGTCGGTGTTGATCGACGATCTGGAGAAGGCCGTCGCGCGCGGCTCCTTCTTCCCCGTGATCCCGGCGTGCAGCGGCACCGGCGTCGGCACCCAGGAGCTGCTGGAGATCATCACCAGCGCCTTCCCGCCGCCGCCCGAACACAAACTGCCCGAGGTGTTCACGCCGCAGGGCAAGCCGCGGGAGGGGCTGGCCTGTGACCCGAAGGGCCCGCTGCTGGCCGAGGTCGTCAAGACGACGTCGGACCCGTACGTGGGCCGGGTCAGCCTGGTGCGGGTGTTCTCGGGCACCATCAATCCGGACGCGACCGTGCACGTGTCGGGCCACTTCACGTCGTTCTTCGGCGAGCCGGGCCACAACGGCTCGGCCGTCAGCCACGAAGATCACGACGAGGACGAGCGCATCGGGACGCTGTCCTTCCCGCTGGGCAAGCAGCAGCGTCCCGCGGCGTCGGTGATCGCGGGCGACATCTGCGCGATCGGACGACTGAGCCGCGCCGAAACCGGTGACACGCTGTCGGACAAGTCGGACCCGCTGGTGCTCAAGCCGTGGATCATGCCCGAGCCGCTGCTGCCGATCGCGGTGCAGCCGCGCGCCAAGACCGACGAGGACAAGCTGTCGGTCGGGTTGCAGCGGCTCGCCGCCGAGGATCCCACGCTGCGCATCGAGCAGAACCGCGAGACCCACCAGATCGTGCTGTGGACGATGGGTGAGGCCCACGCCGGCGTGGTGCTCGACGGGCTGCAGCGCCGCTACGGGGTCGCCGTCGACACCGTCGAGCTGCGGGTGCCGCTGCGAGAAACGTTCGCCGGCAAGGTCAAAGGGCACGGCAGGCATGTCAAGCAGTCCGGCGGGCACGGCCAGTACGCGGTGTGCGACATCGAGGTGGAGCCGCTGCCGGAGGGGTCGGGGTTCGAGTTCGTCGACAAGGTGGTCGGCGGCGCGGTGCCGCGACAGTTCATTCCCAGCGTCGAGAAGGGGATCCGGGCGCAGATGGAGAAGGGGGTGGGCGCCGGCTATCCGGTCGTCGACATCCGGGTCACCCTGTTCGACGGCAAGGCGCACAGCGTGGACTCGTCGGACTTCGCGTTTCAGACGGCCGGCGCATTGGCGCTGCGTGAGGCCGCCGCGGCCACCAAGGTGAACCTGCTCGAACCGGTCGACGAGGTGTCGGTGCTGGTGCCCGACGACCTGGTGGGCACCGTGATGGGCGATCTGGCGGGCCGTCGCGGCCGGGTGCTGGGCACCGAGAAGGTCGACGACGACCGCACGCTGGTCAGGGCCGAGATCCCCGAGGTGGAACTCACCAGGTACGCCATCGACCTGCGCTCGATGGCCCACGGCGCCGGGTCGTTCACCAGGTCTTTCGCCCGCTATGAGCCGATGCCCGAGCACGCCGCCGCCAAGGTCCTGGCGTCGGCCTGA
- a CDS encoding TIGR03668 family PPOX class F420-dependent oxidoreductase: protein MAEFEDAAAMFGESPVAMLATVGANGAPHLVPVVFGVHNGVVYTAVDAKRKSTQRLRRLTNIEANPRVSMLVDHYDEDWTQLWWVRADGLAEVHYSGEALAVGYALLRSKYPQYQRIALDGPVVTVAVDRWTSWRA from the coding sequence ATGGCCGAATTCGAGGACGCCGCGGCCATGTTCGGGGAGTCGCCGGTGGCGATGCTGGCCACCGTCGGGGCCAACGGCGCGCCACACCTGGTGCCCGTGGTGTTCGGCGTGCACAACGGCGTCGTCTACACGGCCGTCGACGCCAAGCGGAAGTCCACCCAACGGCTGCGGCGACTGACCAACATCGAGGCCAACCCCCGGGTGAGCATGCTGGTCGATCATTACGACGAGGACTGGACGCAGCTGTGGTGGGTGCGCGCCGACGGACTGGCCGAGGTGCACTACAGCGGCGAGGCTCTTGCCGTCGGCTATGCGCTGCTGCGCAGCAAATACCCTCAGTACCAACGGATTGCGTTGGACGGGCCGGTGGTGACCGTGGCCGTCGACCGGTGGACGTCCTGGCGCGCCTGA
- a CDS encoding S53 family peptidase: MGVRRFGVLALVAASVLVFASDLSSTGPRAGTITGPYAYLLASSTDLGPSRDGDAQLTLALHRRDRPAAVFDWADRHDLSVAWQPGHNWAVVKGPAQHLAHAFDVEVHDYRGRRGQVFYASPQQPRVPDALRSDVDGLGRILGYIPHHTSHLPMVPLDVPDKGLSPAALRHTYNVDPLTAEGYTGKGITIVFFAFDGFEQADLDLFADTFGLPRFTPEVIGGELDAPRGETTMDLQVAHAVAPDARKVVVSARPTVAGDGTFVKVGEMFADADRRYPGAVWSLSIGWGCDKLITAADLAPVRSALAAAQANGTTAFNASGDLAGLECKGGDEWSAPPGEDDIGLDSVASLPEITDVGGTTLSTDADGRWLAEQAWFDVPLSVGTGGGVSALFDRPEWQRGVLPDESPDRRLTPDVAAVADPFTGVRIVFQQTPLVGGGTSQSAPIWAGFAAVMNQYLLANGGQAIGELNPKLYRIAAGAALPAFRDVTLGGNVVADAAPGYDLATGLGTPDIANLVRNLLALQESGA; this comes from the coding sequence GTGGGGGTGCGGCGGTTCGGCGTGCTCGCCCTTGTGGCGGCGAGCGTGTTGGTGTTCGCCTCCGACCTGAGTTCGACCGGCCCGCGCGCGGGCACCATCACCGGGCCGTACGCCTACCTGTTGGCGAGCTCGACCGATCTGGGGCCGTCCCGTGACGGCGACGCCCAACTGACCCTGGCCCTGCATCGCCGCGACCGGCCGGCCGCGGTGTTCGACTGGGCCGACCGCCACGACCTGTCCGTCGCGTGGCAGCCGGGGCACAACTGGGCGGTCGTGAAGGGACCGGCACAGCACCTGGCGCACGCGTTCGACGTCGAGGTGCACGACTACCGCGGCAGGCGCGGGCAGGTGTTCTACGCGTCCCCGCAGCAGCCGCGGGTTCCCGACGCGCTGCGCAGCGACGTCGACGGGCTCGGCAGGATTCTCGGCTATATCCCGCACCACACCTCGCACCTGCCGATGGTGCCGTTGGACGTGCCCGACAAGGGGTTGTCACCGGCCGCGCTGAGGCACACCTACAACGTCGACCCGCTGACCGCCGAGGGCTACACCGGCAAGGGCATCACGATCGTGTTCTTCGCGTTCGACGGCTTCGAGCAGGCCGACCTCGACCTCTTCGCCGACACGTTCGGGCTGCCCCGGTTCACCCCGGAGGTAATCGGCGGCGAACTCGACGCCCCGCGCGGGGAGACCACCATGGATCTGCAGGTCGCCCACGCCGTCGCGCCCGACGCGCGCAAGGTCGTCGTCAGCGCCCGCCCGACCGTGGCCGGAGACGGCACGTTCGTCAAGGTCGGGGAGATGTTCGCCGACGCCGACCGGCGATACCCCGGCGCGGTGTGGAGCCTGTCGATCGGCTGGGGTTGCGACAAGCTGATCACCGCCGCCGACCTCGCGCCGGTGCGGTCGGCGTTGGCGGCCGCGCAGGCCAACGGCACCACGGCGTTCAACGCCAGCGGCGACCTCGCCGGGCTGGAGTGCAAGGGCGGCGACGAGTGGTCCGCACCGCCCGGGGAGGACGACATCGGCCTGGACTCGGTGGCGTCGTTGCCGGAGATCACCGATGTCGGCGGCACGACGCTGTCCACCGACGCCGACGGCCGGTGGCTGGCCGAGCAGGCCTGGTTCGACGTGCCGCTGTCGGTGGGCACCGGCGGCGGGGTGTCGGCGTTGTTCGACCGGCCCGAATGGCAGCGCGGTGTGCTGCCCGACGAGAGCCCCGACCGCAGGCTGACACCGGATGTCGCCGCGGTGGCGGACCCGTTCACCGGCGTGCGCATCGTGTTCCAGCAGACCCCGCTCGTCGGCGGCGGCACCTCGCAGTCGGCGCCCATCTGGGCGGGCTTCGCCGCGGTGATGAACCAGTACCTGCTCGCCAACGGCGGGCAGGCCATCGGTGAGCTCAACCCCAAGCTGTATCGCATCGCGGCGGGCGCGGCGCTGCCGGCGTTCCGCGACGTGACGCTCGGCGGCAACGTGGTGGCCGACGCGGCGCCGGGCTACGACCTGGCGACCGGGCTGGGCACCCCCGATATCGCCAACCTGGTGCGTAACCTGTTGGCGTTGCAGGAGTCTGGGGCATGA
- a CDS encoding ABC transporter permease codes for MRRRFGEALPLLPFLAIVVTFLLVPTVTVIVNAFFADGAFSLGQIQALFSGAALAALSKSLLLSGSTAIIGAVFGTVLAWLIASSPPTSMVRRGVLSVCSVLAQFGGVALAFAFLATVGLNGVLTLWLQQAFGWNLAGSGWLYSLTGLILVYSYFQIPLMVLVFLPALDGLRVQWREAAVSLGATRWQYFRWVAVPLLTPAFLGATLLLFANAFAAYATAAALVSQGSPIVPLLIRAALTSEVVLGQSGFAYALALEMVVVVAVVMVAYNMLVRRSARWLR; via the coding sequence ATGCGCAGGCGATTCGGCGAGGCGCTGCCGCTGTTGCCGTTTCTGGCGATCGTGGTGACGTTTCTTCTCGTCCCGACCGTGACGGTGATCGTCAACGCGTTCTTCGCCGACGGGGCGTTCTCGCTTGGCCAGATCCAGGCGCTGTTCTCGGGGGCGGCGCTGGCGGCGCTGTCCAAGAGCCTGCTGCTGTCGGGTAGCACGGCGATCATCGGCGCGGTGTTCGGCACGGTGCTGGCCTGGTTGATCGCCAGCAGCCCACCCACCTCGATGGTGCGTCGCGGTGTGCTCTCGGTGTGCAGTGTGCTGGCTCAATTCGGCGGCGTGGCGCTGGCTTTCGCGTTTCTGGCGACGGTGGGCCTCAACGGTGTGCTGACGCTGTGGCTGCAGCAGGCGTTCGGCTGGAACCTGGCGGGCTCGGGCTGGCTGTACAGCCTGACCGGGCTGATCCTGGTGTACTCCTACTTCCAGATCCCGTTGATGGTGCTGGTTTTCCTGCCTGCGCTCGACGGGCTGCGGGTGCAGTGGCGGGAAGCGGCGGTCAGCCTCGGCGCAACGCGGTGGCAGTACTTCCGTTGGGTCGCGGTGCCGCTGTTGACGCCCGCGTTCCTCGGCGCGACGCTGTTGTTGTTCGCCAACGCCTTTGCCGCGTACGCGACGGCGGCCGCGCTGGTCAGCCAGGGCAGCCCGATCGTGCCGCTGCTGATCCGGGCGGCGCTGACCAGTGAGGTGGTGCTCGGCCAGTCGGGGTTCGCCTACGCGCTGGCGCTCGAGATGGTGGTGGTCGTGGCGGTGGTGATGGTGGCCTACAACATGCTGGTGCGACGCAGCGCGCGGTGGCTGCGATGA
- a CDS encoding zinc ribbon domain-containing protein, with protein MSDPEQVPTTECRICQTDVPAGRYCGLCGCHLTPRRAEGPDWLRVRDFGAARDEHLLQPALTSSLFPHLPQRSRSAFRLGLAAVLATLVAFTLLRLPAALVTVAALGLPVLFLLYLRESDAFRDFGVRTLAVTTVLGVGLGLGWVLLTEATIARSYELGLTGGPDWDRILRDGIAVPLGGVLLMLLPAVIVRLARPPTREALDGFIVGALGALTFTAASTLAHLAPQFGTGVVSGQPMESLLVEAGIRGVAEPVTAATAGGLIGAALWFRRPPSKQNQRPVLVRAVLVGFAVAVLTVCLALGVIDAAAPTQLLMLGLHLLLAAVALLLLRIGIHLALLHEAHDEIQADEPLLCPHCGHVVPDMAFCPACGVATRASSRSSRRSRRAARPVRAAEPDAP; from the coding sequence ATGAGCGATCCGGAGCAGGTGCCCACCACGGAGTGTCGGATATGTCAGACCGACGTCCCCGCGGGCCGGTACTGCGGGCTGTGCGGATGTCATCTGACCCCGCGCCGCGCCGAGGGGCCCGACTGGCTGCGGGTGCGCGACTTCGGCGCCGCCAGAGACGAGCATCTGCTCCAGCCGGCGCTGACCAGCTCGCTGTTTCCGCATCTGCCGCAGCGCTCGCGCAGTGCATTCCGGTTGGGCCTCGCGGCGGTGCTGGCCACGTTGGTCGCGTTCACGCTGCTTCGCCTGCCCGCCGCGTTGGTGACCGTCGCGGCGCTGGGCCTTCCGGTGTTGTTCCTGCTCTATCTGCGGGAGTCGGATGCGTTCCGCGACTTCGGTGTTCGTACCCTGGCCGTCACGACGGTGCTGGGGGTCGGGCTGGGTTTGGGATGGGTGCTGCTGACCGAGGCGACCATCGCCCGCTCCTACGAACTGGGGCTGACCGGTGGCCCGGACTGGGACCGCATCCTGCGCGACGGCATCGCGGTACCGCTCGGCGGTGTGCTGCTCATGCTGCTGCCCGCGGTGATCGTGCGGCTGGCGCGGCCGCCGACCCGAGAAGCGTTGGACGGCTTCATCGTCGGTGCGCTCGGCGCGCTCACGTTCACTGCCGCGTCCACGTTGGCGCATCTGGCGCCGCAGTTCGGGACGGGGGTGGTGAGCGGGCAGCCGATGGAGAGCCTGTTGGTGGAGGCCGGGATCCGGGGCGTGGCCGAACCGGTGACGGCGGCCACCGCGGGCGGGTTGATCGGTGCGGCACTGTGGTTTCGGCGTCCCCCGAGCAAGCAGAACCAGCGGCCCGTTCTGGTGCGCGCGGTGCTCGTCGGGTTCGCGGTCGCGGTGCTGACGGTGTGCCTTGCGCTCGGGGTGATCGATGCCGCCGCGCCCACGCAGCTGCTGATGTTGGGGTTGCATCTGCTGTTGGCCGCGGTCGCGTTGCTGTTGCTGCGCATCGGAATTCACCTGGCGTTGCTGCATGAGGCGCACGACGAGATCCAGGCCGATGAGCCGCTGCTGTGCCCACATTGCGGTCATGTGGTGCCCGATATGGCGTTCTGCCCGGCCTGCGGCGTGGCGACCCGCGCGTCGTCACGGTCGTCGCGCCGGTCCCGGCGTGCGGCACGCCCGGTTCGCGCGGCAGAGCCGGACGCCCCGTGA